In one Antennarius striatus isolate MH-2024 chromosome 15, ASM4005453v1, whole genome shotgun sequence genomic region, the following are encoded:
- the LOC137608264 gene encoding myocyte-specific enhancer factor 2C-like isoform X2: MGRKKIQIARIMDERNRHVTFTKRKFGLMKKAYELSVLCDCEIALIIFNSTNKLFQYASTDMDKVLLKYTEYNEPHESRTNSDIVDTLRKKGLNGCDSPDIEADDSAGQSPESEEKYRKINDDIDLMINRQRICGLPPSNYDMGASIPAGNTSGLLYAQSGMGCGLSSHSLMQPMSHLQRNNMSPQRPPSAGNAGMMASELPGAVTTTVGNGSYSNHCPSPGMLSPGGVAKNMEKSPPPASMSRKPDLRTLMPPSNKCGTMPTMNQRINHSQSAQTLSTPAVSLAAPTLPGQVMGGYPSSLSSSYGSEFSLGNDLSSLSGFGGSGLGSVANWQQHQIQNVQPSALGHMGNLCQSSTLNLPPSHHLHIKSEPASPPRDRGVGLMGTGLGGGVATAVYSAAGRGPGEAGHSPGDSASSCGSSYEGSEEREDHHGNDNFLLRPLSNQEEHHSPSVKRMRLSEGWAT; the protein is encoded by the exons ATGGGGAGGAAAAAGATTCAAATAGCGCGGATAATGGATGAACGCAACAGACAT GTGACATTCACCAAGCGTAAGTTCGGCCTGATGAAGAAGGCGTACGAGTTGAGCGTGTTGTGTGACTGTGAGATCGCCCTCATCATCTTCAACAGCACCAACAAACTGTTCCAGTACGCCAGCACAGATATGGACAAGGTTCTGCTCAAATACACCGAGTACAACGAGCCCCATGAAAGCCGGACCAACTCCGACATTGTGGAC acGCTGCGTAAGAAGGGCTTAAACGGCTGCGACAGCCCCGACATCGAAGCCGACGACTCCGCCGGCCAGAGTCCAGAATCAGAAGAGAAATACCGAAAAATCAACGACGACATCGACCTGATGATCAACCGGCAGAGAATCTGT GGTCTGCCCCCCTCTAACTACGACATGGGGGCATCCATCCCAGCCGGTAACACCAGTGGGCTGCTGTACGCCCAGTCCGGAATGGGATGCGGCCTCAGTAGCCACAGCCTGATGCAGCCCATGTCGCACCTACAGAGGAACAACATGTCGCCCCAGCGACCCCCCAGCGCTGGGAACGCAG GAATGATGGCGTCAGAGCTGCCCGGCGCCGTCACGACCACTGTGG GAAACGGCAGCTATAGCAACCATTGCCCCTCCCCTGGAATGCTGTCTCCAGGAGGCGTGGCCAAGAACATGGAGAAGAGTCCTCCCCCAGCGAGTATGAGCCGCAAGCCGGACCTCCGCACGCTGATGCCGCCGTCCAACAAGTGCGGCACCATGCCGACGATG AACCAGAGAATCAATCACTCTCAGAGCGCTCAGACGCTGTCCACCCCCGCCGTATCCCTCGCTGCCCCGACTCTACCTGGACAAGTGATGGGCGGGTACCCGTCCTCACTCTCCTCCTCTTACGGCTCAG AGTTCTCCCTTGGCAACgacctctcctccctctccggGTTCGGAGGTTCTGGTCTTGGGTCCGTCGCCAACTGGCAGCAGCATCAGATCCAGAACGTGCAGCCCTCCGCCCTCGGACACATGGG GAACTTGTGCCAGAGCTCCACCCTCAacctccccccctcccatcaCCTCCACATCAAGTCCGAGCCGGCCTCCCCCCCCAGAGACCGGGGCGTCGGCCTGATGGGCACGGGGCTGGGAGGAGGCGTGGCCACGGCCGTGTATTCCGCAGCGGGGCGGGGTCCCGGCGAGGCGGGACACTCCCCCGGCGACAGCGCGTCCAGCTGCGGAAGCTCGTATGAAGGCAGCGAGGAGCGTGAAGATCACCATGGCAACGACAACTTCCTGCTCCGGCCTCTATCCAATCAGGAGGAGCACCACAGCCCGTCAGTGAAACGCATGAGGCTATCAGAGGGGTGGGCGACATGA
- the LOC137608264 gene encoding myocyte-specific enhancer factor 2C-like isoform X1 encodes MGRKKIQIARIMDERNRHVTFTKRKFGLMKKAYELSVLCDCEIALIIFNSTNKLFQYASTDMDKVLLKYTEYNEPHESRTNSDIVDTLRKKGLNGCDSPDIEADDSAGQSPESEEKYRKINDDIDLMINRQRICQGLPPSNYDMGASIPAGNTSGLLYAQSGMGCGLSSHSLMQPMSHLQRNNMSPQRPPSAGNAGMMASELPGAVTTTVGNGSYSNHCPSPGMLSPGGVAKNMEKSPPPASMSRKPDLRTLMPPSNKCGTMPTMNQRINHSQSAQTLSTPAVSLAAPTLPGQVMGGYPSSLSSSYGSEFSLGNDLSSLSGFGGSGLGSVANWQQHQIQNVQPSALGHMGNLCQSSTLNLPPSHHLHIKSEPASPPRDRGVGLMGTGLGGGVATAVYSAAGRGPGEAGHSPGDSASSCGSSYEGSEEREDHHGNDNFLLRPLSNQEEHHSPSVKRMRLSEGWAT; translated from the exons ATGGGGAGGAAAAAGATTCAAATAGCGCGGATAATGGATGAACGCAACAGACAT GTGACATTCACCAAGCGTAAGTTCGGCCTGATGAAGAAGGCGTACGAGTTGAGCGTGTTGTGTGACTGTGAGATCGCCCTCATCATCTTCAACAGCACCAACAAACTGTTCCAGTACGCCAGCACAGATATGGACAAGGTTCTGCTCAAATACACCGAGTACAACGAGCCCCATGAAAGCCGGACCAACTCCGACATTGTGGAC acGCTGCGTAAGAAGGGCTTAAACGGCTGCGACAGCCCCGACATCGAAGCCGACGACTCCGCCGGCCAGAGTCCAGAATCAGAAGAGAAATACCGAAAAATCAACGACGACATCGACCTGATGATCAACCGGCAGAGAATCTGT CAGGGTCTGCCCCCCTCTAACTACGACATGGGGGCATCCATCCCAGCCGGTAACACCAGTGGGCTGCTGTACGCCCAGTCCGGAATGGGATGCGGCCTCAGTAGCCACAGCCTGATGCAGCCCATGTCGCACCTACAGAGGAACAACATGTCGCCCCAGCGACCCCCCAGCGCTGGGAACGCAG GAATGATGGCGTCAGAGCTGCCCGGCGCCGTCACGACCACTGTGG GAAACGGCAGCTATAGCAACCATTGCCCCTCCCCTGGAATGCTGTCTCCAGGAGGCGTGGCCAAGAACATGGAGAAGAGTCCTCCCCCAGCGAGTATGAGCCGCAAGCCGGACCTCCGCACGCTGATGCCGCCGTCCAACAAGTGCGGCACCATGCCGACGATG AACCAGAGAATCAATCACTCTCAGAGCGCTCAGACGCTGTCCACCCCCGCCGTATCCCTCGCTGCCCCGACTCTACCTGGACAAGTGATGGGCGGGTACCCGTCCTCACTCTCCTCCTCTTACGGCTCAG AGTTCTCCCTTGGCAACgacctctcctccctctccggGTTCGGAGGTTCTGGTCTTGGGTCCGTCGCCAACTGGCAGCAGCATCAGATCCAGAACGTGCAGCCCTCCGCCCTCGGACACATGGG GAACTTGTGCCAGAGCTCCACCCTCAacctccccccctcccatcaCCTCCACATCAAGTCCGAGCCGGCCTCCCCCCCCAGAGACCGGGGCGTCGGCCTGATGGGCACGGGGCTGGGAGGAGGCGTGGCCACGGCCGTGTATTCCGCAGCGGGGCGGGGTCCCGGCGAGGCGGGACACTCCCCCGGCGACAGCGCGTCCAGCTGCGGAAGCTCGTATGAAGGCAGCGAGGAGCGTGAAGATCACCATGGCAACGACAACTTCCTGCTCCGGCCTCTATCCAATCAGGAGGAGCACCACAGCCCGTCAGTGAAACGCATGAGGCTATCAGAGGGGTGGGCGACATGA
- the cetn3 gene encoding centrin-3, which yields MSLSLRTELAADKTKRKKRRELSEDQKHEIKEAFELFDTDKDKEIDYHELKVAMRALGFEVKKVDVLKILKDYDREGNGKITFEDFNEVVTELILDRDPKEEILKAFKLFDDDESGKISLRNLRRVARELGESISDEELRSMIDEFDTDGDGEINQEEFLSIMTRDS from the exons aACTGAACTTGCTGCAGACAAAACCAAGCGTAAGAAGAGGAGAGAGCTGAGTGAGGACcagaaacatgaaattaaagaaGCTTTTGAGTTGTTTGACACTGACAAAGATAAAGAAATCGATTACCACGAACTGAAG GTGGCGATGCGTGCACTTGGCTTTGAGGTGAAGAAAGTAGACGTTTTAAAGATTCTTAAAGATTATGACAGAGAAGGAAATGGCAAGATTACGTTTGAGGATTTCAATGAAGTTG TGACTGAACTTATCCTGGATCGAGACCCAAAAGAGGAGATCCTGAAGGCCTTCAAGttgtttgatgatgatgaatcgGGAAAGATCAGTCTGAGGAACCTGAGACGAGTCGCTCGAGAACTCGGGGAGAGCATCAGCGATGAGGAGCTGCGCAGTATGATCGACGAGTTCGACACCGATGGAGACGGCGAAA TAAACCAGGAGGAGTTCCTCTCCATCATGACCAGAGACTCCTGA